The Plasmodium gaboni strain SY75 chromosome 9, whole genome shotgun sequence DNA segment agaacaaaaatgaatgaatttataaaattatttatgGATATGACAAAAGAAGATAATGAAAAGAAGGCTGCTACATTTTTGGAGTTATATAACTGGAATGTTGaagtaaaaatataatgaaaagaatACAACATGCATATAATGTTTGTATgtatacattttaatatatatttatatatcttttattttatcttaGGAAGCAATAAGTGGTTATTTTAAAGCTACAAACAAGAAGAAATCAACAGAAGTAAgttaaacaaaaataaaaaatataaatgagTGACATATGgataaatatttgtaatatatatatatatataagtgtgtgtatattaataatatatatatatatatttatatatgtatttttttttttgaaggATGTGAGCACTTCCaataaaaagaatgaaAACAGTGAAGTAAATGaccaaaaaaataatataactaataaacatattaatGACGACGCAGGAGGAAATGAAAATACTGAAAAGaataatgaagataatgaagataatgaagataataaagataatgAAGATAATGAAGATAGTGAAGATAATGAAGATAGTGAAGATAATGAAGATAGTGAAGATAATGAAGATAGTGAAGATAATGAAGATAGTgaagataataaagatagtgaagataataaagataataaagatatatcAGATTTTTCAAGTATATCATCAAGTAAAGATAATATTGAAGAAGGGAATACACTGAACGGTtatgaaataaatgaagaagaacATGTAGGTAGAGcaaattttttatatcttttaaacCATATAGGAAAAACCATTTTTCctatttttaaaaatttgtataatattatgtctacattttttaaaatattaagtacatatataatatcatcTACAACAATGGCGACATCGGCACCAACAACTTCATCACCATCTACTTCATCATCATCTACATCGACATCACCTTCATCGTTGGAACCATGTAGTTCTTCAAATGATAATGGATTTACAAGATATTATGAAAACAAATATAGTAAAATACATACAAATTTCTTTAGAGGTTCTTTAAAAGAAGCTATTAATAAGTCCAAGAgagaagaaaaattattactcgtttatttacatattgAATATGATGATGTTTCATATTTTTGTGAACAtgtatttaataatttagaAATGAAGAGTTTTGTTGATGAGAattgtattttatatgcACATGATATATCTAAAGGAGATATTAAAGAGTTAAGTAATACATTAAACGTTTTTATGTTACCACAGATTAGTATTATATTAACTTGCTATGTTACAGATATGATGGAATTGTCAATAATTTATGGGAAACCATCCATCAATCATATTATGAATACTATATCTCATTGTATAGAAAAAATGGATAttaaaagagaaaaaatggaaatgttaaaaaataaaaattataaagataGATTAATTAGAGAAGAACAAGATAGAGAATATCAAGAAGCTTTAAGAAAAGATAGattaaaagaagaagagaaaaaaaaaaaagaaaatgaaaaattaattaaaatacaagaaaaaaataaaataaaaaatgaaagaaaagaaaaaacaaagaAATTTCCTTTATCTATATCACcaaatgataaaattacaaaaattTGTATTAGACTACCTAATGGTTTAAgaatacaaaataatttcGGTCTATCAAATACTTTACaagatatatatgattGGGCTGAATGCTCTGAATTTTTACAACCACAGAATAAAAAAGTTACCATTCCTTATAAATTTCAATTAATATGTTCCCTTACAAAGTGGAATATACAAAAAACTAATGAGCAAATCAAAAATTTTGATTTGTATCCTAATGctatttttaatatgaaGTCTTTAGATTCATCTGACGAGgagtaaatatataaatatataaatgtatatatatatatatatatatatatatactat contains these protein-coding regions:
- a CDS encoding putative UBX domain; translated protein: MNEFIKLFMDMTKEDNEKKAATFLELYNWNVEEAISGYFKATNKKKSTEDVSTSNKKNENSEVNDQKNNITNKHINDDAGGNENTEKNNEDNEDNEDNKDNEDNEDSEDNEDSEDNEDSEDNEDSEDNEDSEDNKDSEDNKDNKDISDFSSISSSKDNIEEGNTLNGYEINEEEHVGRANFLYLLNHIGKTIFPIFKNLYNIMSTFFKILSTYIISSTTMATSAPTTSSPSTSSSSTSTSPSSLEPCSSSNDNGFTRYYENKYSKIHTNFFRGSLKEAINKSKREEKLLLVYLHIEYDDVSYFCEHVFNNLEMKSFVDENCILYAHDISKGDIKELSNTLNVFMLPQISIILTCYVTDMMELSIIYGKPSINHIMNTISHCIEKMDIKREKMEMLKNKNYKDRLIREEQDREYQEALRKDRLKEEEKKKKENEKLIKIQEKNKIKNERKEKTKKFPLSISPNDKITKICIRLPNGLRIQNNFGLSNTLQDIYDWAECSEFLQPQNKKVTIPYKFQLICSLTKWNIQKTNEQIKNFDLYPNAIFNMKSLDSSDEE